A single Pantoea rwandensis DNA region contains:
- a CDS encoding ABC transporter ATP-binding protein yields MLSLRSVNQFYGHNHILWDVDLDLPPGTCTGVLGSPGMGKTTLVNCIMGRLPINSGSMIWQEDGSPPENLLLQPAEQRARMGIGYVPQGRHIFSQMSVEDNLMIALMAAQDDRSRAIPEMVFDLFPALYSLRHQRSGELPMDQQQQLALARALVLQPKLLILDEPTEGMSPWLEEEMGNLIRRLNRDYGLTILLLEQHVSFIRRVADYFLLLHRGRNVAQGKVALLDDVTVNKWLTAT; encoded by the coding sequence ATGCTGAGTTTACGTTCGGTGAATCAGTTCTACGGTCACAACCATATCCTGTGGGATGTGGATCTCGATCTGCCGCCCGGTACCTGTACGGGTGTGCTGGGCAGTCCTGGCATGGGCAAAACCACGCTGGTGAACTGCATTATGGGTCGCTTGCCCATTAACAGTGGCTCGATGATCTGGCAGGAAGATGGCTCGCCACCCGAGAATTTGTTGCTGCAGCCCGCTGAACAGCGTGCGCGCATGGGGATCGGTTATGTGCCGCAAGGTCGCCATATCTTTTCGCAGATGAGCGTGGAAGATAATTTAATGATCGCCCTGATGGCCGCCCAGGACGATCGCAGCCGCGCCATTCCTGAAATGGTATTTGATCTGTTCCCGGCACTCTATTCCTTGCGTCATCAGCGCAGTGGCGAATTGCCGATGGATCAACAGCAGCAGCTGGCACTGGCGCGTGCATTAGTGCTGCAACCTAAGCTACTGATTCTGGACGAGCCGACCGAAGGGATGTCTCCGTGGCTGGAAGAGGAGATGGGCAACCTGATCCGCCGTCTTAATCGCGATTACGGCCTGACCATTTTGCTGCTGGAGCAGCATGTCTCCTTCATCCGCCGCGTGGCAGACTATTTCCTGCTGCTTCACCGTGGTCGCAATGTGGCGCAGGGTAAGGTCGCTTTGCTGGATGATGTGACGGTGAATAAGTGGCTGACAGCGACCTGA
- the bioB gene encoding biotin synthase BioB yields MANRWTLTQAQALFDKPFLELMFEAQQVHRQHFDPRQVQVSTLLSIKTGACPEDCKYCPQSARYKTGLESERLMEVEAVLESARKAKAAGSSRFCMGAAWKNPHERDMPYLEQMVQGVKAMGMETCMTLGTLENTQAARLAKAGLDFYNHNLDTSPEFYGSIITTRSYQERLDTLDKVRGAGIKVCSGGIVGLGETVKDRAGLLVQLANLPTPPESVPINMLVKVKGTPLADNDDVEPFDFIRTIAVARIMMPSSHVRLSAGREQMSEQTQAMCFMAGANSIFYGCKLLTTPNPEEDKDLILFRKLGLNPEHTATTAGDNEQQYQLSEQLVHADTEQFYNAAV; encoded by the coding sequence ATGGCAAACCGCTGGACACTGACACAAGCCCAGGCACTGTTCGATAAACCTTTCCTTGAGCTGATGTTCGAAGCGCAGCAAGTTCACCGTCAACATTTTGACCCGCGCCAGGTGCAGGTCAGCACCTTGCTGTCGATCAAAACCGGTGCCTGCCCGGAAGACTGTAAATACTGCCCGCAGAGTGCGCGCTACAAAACCGGGCTGGAGTCCGAGCGGCTGATGGAAGTGGAAGCGGTGCTGGAATCGGCGCGTAAAGCGAAAGCGGCAGGATCCAGCCGTTTTTGCATGGGCGCTGCGTGGAAAAACCCGCACGAACGCGACATGCCGTATCTGGAGCAGATGGTGCAGGGCGTTAAAGCGATGGGCATGGAAACCTGTATGACGCTGGGCACGCTGGAAAATACGCAAGCGGCACGCCTTGCCAAAGCGGGACTCGATTTCTACAACCACAACCTTGATACCTCGCCGGAATTCTACGGCAGCATCATCACCACGCGCAGCTATCAGGAACGCCTGGATACGCTGGATAAAGTGCGCGGCGCAGGCATCAAAGTCTGTTCTGGCGGCATCGTCGGGCTGGGTGAAACCGTGAAAGACCGCGCTGGCTTGCTGGTGCAGCTGGCGAACCTGCCAACACCGCCAGAAAGCGTGCCGATCAACATGCTGGTGAAAGTGAAAGGCACGCCGCTGGCCGATAACGATGACGTTGAGCCGTTCGACTTTATCCGCACCATCGCCGTGGCGCGCATCATGATGCCATCGTCGCATGTCCGCCTGTCCGCAGGACGTGAACAGATGAGCGAGCAGACTCAGGCGATGTGCTTTATGGCGGGTGCCAACTCGATTTTCTATGGCTGCAAACTGCTGACCACGCCAAACCCGGAAGAGGACAAAGATCTGATCCTGTTCCGCAAGCTGGGTCTTAATCCAGAACATACCGCCACGACTGCCGGTGATAACGAACAGCAGTATCAGCTCAGCGAGCAGTTGGTGCACGCCGATACCGAGCAGTTCTACAACGCGGCGGTGTGA
- the bioD gene encoding dethiobiotin synthase: protein MTRWFITGTDTEVGKTVASGALLQAASAAGLRTAGYKPVASGCEITPEGVRNSDALALQRYSSLTLSYEQVNPVAFVEPTSPHIVSAEEGRPIAFSALSAGLRALEQQAEWVLVEGAGGWFTPLSETQTYADWVEAEQLPVILVVGVKLGCINHAMLTGEAVKARGLRLAGWIANDIQPPGKRHAEYMATLRQRIDAPFLGEIPYLDSEAQQAECGQYLTLPQ from the coding sequence ATGACACGCTGGTTTATTACCGGAACGGATACCGAAGTGGGGAAAACGGTCGCCAGTGGCGCACTGTTGCAGGCGGCAAGCGCAGCGGGATTACGTACCGCAGGATACAAGCCTGTGGCATCGGGCTGTGAGATCACCCCTGAAGGCGTGCGCAACAGCGATGCGCTGGCGTTGCAGCGCTACAGCAGCCTGACGCTCAGCTATGAGCAGGTTAATCCAGTGGCATTTGTCGAGCCGACGTCACCGCATATTGTCAGCGCGGAAGAGGGCAGGCCGATCGCTTTTTCTGCCTTATCCGCCGGATTGCGTGCGCTCGAGCAGCAGGCCGAATGGGTATTGGTAGAGGGCGCGGGTGGCTGGTTTACGCCGTTATCCGAGACGCAGACCTATGCCGACTGGGTCGAAGCAGAACAGCTGCCGGTGATTCTGGTGGTGGGTGTAAAGCTGGGTTGTATTAACCATGCGATGCTGACAGGGGAAGCGGTGAAGGCGCGTGGGTTGCGGTTAGCCGGTTGGATTGCCAATGATATTCAGCCGCCGGGTAAGCGACATGCTGAGTATATGGCCACCCTGCGTCAACGTATTGATGCACCGTTTCTCGGTGAAATTCCCTACCTGGACAGTGAAGCACAACAGGCCGAGTGCGGTCAGTATTTGACGTTGCCGCAATAA
- the moaA gene encoding GTP 3',8-cyclase MoaA, whose protein sequence is MPQFTDAYARSFYYLRLSVTDVCNFRCTYCLPDGYKPNGNHNKSFLSLDEIRRVTRAFAAAGTEKVRLTGGEPSMRRDFTDIIAAVRENDAIRQIAMTTNGYRMARDVRAWRDAGLTHINVSVDSLDARQFHAITGQDKFAEVMAGIDAAFDAGFEKVKVNSVLMRDLNSHSLATFLDWIRTRPIQLRFIELMETGEGGDLFRRHHISGEVIRDQLIMQGWQRQSRGRSDGPAQVFRHPDYQGEVGLIMPYEKDFCASCNRLRVSAMGNLHLCLFGDGGVPLRDLLASDAQQSELQARIAHSLGQKKQTHFLHQGNTGITQNLSFIGG, encoded by the coding sequence GTGCCACAATTTACAGATGCCTATGCGCGCAGCTTCTACTATCTGCGCCTGTCGGTCACGGATGTGTGTAACTTCCGTTGTACCTACTGTTTACCCGATGGTTATAAACCGAACGGTAATCACAACAAAAGTTTTCTCTCGCTGGACGAGATTCGCCGCGTGACGCGTGCCTTTGCGGCCGCGGGCACGGAAAAAGTGCGTCTCACCGGCGGCGAACCCTCTATGCGTCGCGACTTCACCGATATCATCGCAGCGGTGCGCGAAAACGATGCCATTCGCCAGATCGCCATGACCACCAACGGCTACCGAATGGCGCGAGACGTGCGCGCGTGGCGTGATGCCGGGCTCACCCACATTAACGTCAGTGTCGATAGCCTTGATGCGCGCCAGTTTCACGCCATCACCGGCCAGGACAAATTCGCGGAAGTGATGGCCGGAATTGATGCCGCGTTTGACGCCGGGTTCGAGAAGGTCAAAGTCAACAGCGTGCTGATGCGCGATCTCAATAGCCACAGCCTGGCGACCTTCCTCGACTGGATCCGCACCCGTCCGATTCAGCTGCGCTTTATCGAACTGATGGAAACCGGCGAGGGCGGCGATCTGTTCCGGCGTCATCACATCTCGGGTGAGGTGATTCGCGATCAACTGATCATGCAGGGTTGGCAACGCCAGTCGCGCGGTCGCAGTGACGGTCCTGCGCAGGTGTTCCGCCATCCTGACTATCAGGGTGAAGTCGGTTTGATCATGCCTTACGAAAAAGATTTCTGCGCCAGTTGCAACCGTCTGCGCGTGTCAGCCATGGGTAATCTTCATCTGTGCCTGTTTGGCGACGGCGGTGTTCCGCTGCGCGATTTACTGGCATCCGATGCCCAGCAGAGTGAGTTACAGGCGCGTATTGCCCACAGTCTCGGACAGAAAAAGCAGACGCACTTCCTGCATCAGGGCAATACCGGCATCACACAAAACCTCTCCTTCATTGGCGGCTAA
- the bioA gene encoding adenosylmethionine--8-amino-7-oxononanoate transaminase — protein sequence MFTQDDLHFDRQHIWHPYTSMRDPLPCYPVVAAHGCQLQLADGRELVDGMSSWWAAIHGYNHPRLNKALTQQMAQMSHVMFGGITHPAAVELSRQLVAMTPEALECVFLADSGSIAVEVSMKMALQYWLGRGETRQKFLTLKRGYHGDTFAAMSVCDPENSMHSLWRGYLPEHLFAAAPQCGFDDAWNEADFADFARLAETHHREIAAVILEPIVQGAGGMRFYHPRYLQQVRELCDRYGILLIADEIATGFGRSGKLFACEHAGITPDILCLGKALTGGTMTLSATLTTREVADTISRSAAGCFMHGPTFMGNPLACAVAIESLTMINEGLWPAQVAAIEQQLRRELLPLREHHAVVDARVLGAIGVIETRSPVNMAALQQFFVERGVWIRPFGKLIYLMPPYLISATELAQLTQAVRAALDVEAHFLP from the coding sequence ATGTTCACCCAAGACGACCTCCACTTTGATCGCCAGCATATCTGGCATCCTTACACGTCAATGCGCGATCCCCTGCCCTGTTATCCGGTGGTCGCGGCGCACGGTTGCCAGCTTCAGTTGGCCGATGGACGCGAACTGGTCGACGGCATGTCGTCGTGGTGGGCAGCGATTCACGGCTATAACCATCCTCGTCTCAATAAGGCGCTGACGCAGCAAATGGCGCAGATGTCACACGTGATGTTTGGTGGTATTACCCATCCGGCAGCCGTTGAACTGAGCCGCCAGCTGGTTGCCATGACACCGGAAGCGCTGGAGTGTGTGTTCCTCGCCGATTCGGGGTCGATTGCCGTCGAAGTGTCGATGAAAATGGCGTTGCAGTACTGGCTGGGGCGCGGTGAAACGCGACAAAAATTCCTGACGTTAAAACGTGGCTATCACGGCGATACCTTTGCCGCAATGTCGGTGTGCGATCCGGAAAATTCGATGCACAGCCTGTGGCGCGGCTATCTGCCAGAACATCTGTTTGCTGCCGCACCGCAGTGCGGTTTTGATGATGCATGGAACGAAGCGGACTTCGCCGATTTCGCCCGGTTAGCCGAGACGCACCATCGCGAGATTGCCGCCGTGATCCTTGAACCCATTGTGCAGGGAGCGGGCGGCATGCGTTTCTATCACCCGCGCTACCTGCAACAGGTACGTGAGCTGTGCGACCGTTACGGCATCCTGCTGATTGCCGATGAGATCGCCACCGGCTTTGGCCGCAGCGGCAAGCTGTTTGCCTGCGAACACGCCGGGATTACGCCAGACATTCTCTGCCTCGGTAAAGCACTCACCGGCGGTACCATGACGCTTTCCGCCACGCTGACCACGCGTGAAGTCGCCGACACCATCAGCCGCAGTGCGGCAGGCTGCTTTATGCATGGCCCGACCTTTATGGGTAATCCGCTGGCCTGTGCGGTGGCCATTGAAAGCCTGACGATGATCAACGAGGGGCTCTGGCCCGCGCAGGTGGCGGCGATTGAACAGCAATTGCGTCGTGAGTTGTTGCCGTTGCGTGAGCATCATGCGGTGGTGGATGCACGCGTGCTGGGCGCGATTGGTGTGATTGAAACGCGTTCACCGGTCAATATGGCGGCACTGCAGCAATTCTTTGTCGAGCGTGGCGTATGGATTAGGCCGTTCGGCAAGCTGATCTATCTGATGCCACCTTATCTGATTTCTGCCACAGAGCTGGCGCAGTTAACCCAGGCGGTGCGCGCGGCATTGGACGTTGAGGCGCATTTCCTGCCTTAA
- a CDS encoding gluconeogenesis factor YvcK family protein, translating to MNRTLADLDRVVALGGGHGLGRVMSALAPLGSRLTGIVTTTDNGGSTGRIRRSEGGIAWGDMRNCLNQLIMEPSVASAMFEYRFAGNGELAGHNLGNLMLKALDHLSVRPLEAINIIRNLLKVDAFLIPMSEQPVDLVAQDCEGNMVYGETAIDEMKLPPQELMLHPNVTPTKEALDAIAEADLILIGPGSFYTSLMPILLMEEMARALRRTPATMVFIGNLGRELSPAASLTVADKLAMMEKAIGRRVIDAVVVSPSADVSGVEDRLIVREPLEAADIKYRHDRQLLRIALEHAIQAV from the coding sequence ATGAATCGTACCCTGGCAGATTTGGATCGCGTGGTAGCACTGGGCGGCGGGCACGGCCTGGGTCGTGTGATGTCGGCGCTGGCACCGCTGGGCTCACGCCTGACCGGCATCGTGACCACCACCGATAACGGCGGATCCACCGGACGCATTCGTCGTTCGGAAGGCGGTATTGCCTGGGGAGATATGCGTAATTGCCTGAACCAGTTGATCATGGAACCGAGTGTGGCGTCGGCAATGTTTGAATACCGCTTTGCCGGTAACGGTGAACTGGCCGGCCATAACCTCGGTAACCTGATGCTGAAGGCGCTCGATCACCTTAGCGTGCGACCGCTGGAAGCCATCAACATCATCCGCAATCTGCTCAAAGTCGATGCCTTCTTGATTCCGATGTCGGAGCAACCGGTAGACCTGGTGGCGCAGGATTGCGAAGGCAATATGGTGTATGGCGAAACGGCAATTGATGAGATGAAGCTACCGCCGCAAGAGTTGATGCTGCATCCCAATGTCACTCCCACTAAAGAAGCACTGGATGCGATTGCGGAAGCGGATTTGATCCTGATTGGCCCAGGCAGTTTTTACACCAGCCTGATGCCCATTCTGCTGATGGAGGAGATGGCACGCGCACTGCGCCGCACCCCAGCCACCATGGTGTTTATTGGCAATCTTGGACGCGAGTTAAGCCCGGCCGCCAGCCTGACGGTGGCGGATAAACTGGCGATGATGGAAAAAGCCATCGGCAGGCGAGTGATTGATGCCGTGGTGGTTAGCCCATCAGCGGACGTCAGCGGTGTGGAAGATCGCCTGATTGTACGCGAACCGCTGGAGGCCGCCGATATCAAGTATCGCCATGACCGCCAGCTGCTGCGGATTGCATTAGAACATGCGATTCAGGCAGTGTGA
- the bioC gene encoding malonyl-ACP O-methyltransferase BioC, whose protein sequence is MTLQVNKQAVAKAFGRAAQHYEQHAELQRLSGDALLALAPAGFGPHLLDAGCGTGWYSRYWRDRGRELTALDLSSVMLDAAREQRSAQHYLQGDIDNLPLPDACVDGVWSNLAVQWSSDLRLALHQFLRVTRPGGSVLFSTLLDGSLHEVHEAWARLDGRQHANRFLSAAQFSAALTGLPAQCQPQIITLHFPSALSAMRSLKGIGATHLHDGRGAQPLTRSQLAQLEQYWPQDAQGYRLSYHLMYGVLHK, encoded by the coding sequence ATGACGCTGCAGGTTAACAAGCAAGCCGTTGCCAAAGCATTTGGCCGTGCGGCACAGCATTATGAGCAGCATGCCGAACTGCAACGCCTGAGCGGCGATGCGCTCCTGGCACTGGCGCCTGCGGGTTTCGGGCCGCATCTGCTGGATGCGGGTTGTGGTACCGGCTGGTACAGCCGCTACTGGCGCGATCGTGGGCGCGAACTGACGGCGCTGGATCTCTCCAGCGTGATGCTGGATGCCGCACGAGAGCAGCGCTCGGCGCAGCACTATCTGCAAGGCGATATCGATAACCTGCCGCTGCCGGATGCGTGCGTTGATGGTGTATGGAGCAATCTGGCGGTGCAGTGGAGTAGCGATCTGCGTCTGGCGCTGCATCAGTTCCTGCGCGTCACGCGGCCAGGGGGGAGCGTGCTGTTCTCGACCTTGCTTGATGGCTCCCTGCATGAAGTGCATGAAGCCTGGGCTAGGTTAGATGGCCGTCAGCACGCCAACCGATTTCTCAGTGCAGCACAGTTCTCTGCCGCTCTCACTGGCTTACCGGCACAGTGCCAGCCGCAGATTATCACGCTGCATTTCCCCAGCGCGCTGAGTGCCATGCGTTCTCTGAAAGGCATTGGTGCCACGCATCTGCACGACGGACGTGGCGCGCAGCCGCTCACGCGCTCGCAGCTCGCGCAACTGGAGCAGTACTGGCCGCAGGATGCGCAGGGTTATCGCCTTAGTTATCACCTGATGTATGGAGTTTTGCATAAATGA
- the bioF gene encoding 8-amino-7-oxononanoate synthase has protein sequence MVWSSRIEQALTARREADGWRLRRRVEHNSVREITLEGLTYRHFSSNDYLGLSQHPAVIAAWQQGAAEAGAGAGASGHVTGYSRHHAQLEEQLADWLGYKRALLFISGFAANQAVIHLLAEKQDRILADKLAHASLLDAASHSPATLRRFAHNQPESLAKLLATPPEGGTLVVTEGVFSMDGDSAQLAALAEQTRRANGWLLVDDAHGIGVCGEQGRGSCWQQGVKPELLIVTFGKGFGVSGAALLCDDATADYVEQFSRHLIYSTAMPPAQCCALLAALQQIQQGDALRERLNSHIARFRAGAADLPWQLMPSNSAIQPLIVGENSAALALSQRLAQAGYWVSAIRPPTVPPGTARLRITLTAAHHHDDIDRLLEALYDAAG, from the coding sequence ATGGTCTGGTCATCACGCATCGAACAGGCGCTGACGGCGCGACGTGAAGCCGATGGCTGGCGACTGCGGCGCCGGGTTGAACACAACAGCGTGCGTGAGATAACGCTGGAGGGGCTTACCTACCGCCATTTTTCCAGCAATGATTATCTCGGGCTGAGCCAGCATCCAGCGGTGATTGCGGCCTGGCAACAGGGCGCAGCAGAAGCGGGTGCGGGGGCTGGCGCATCGGGACATGTCACCGGCTATAGCCGTCATCATGCACAACTGGAAGAGCAGCTGGCTGACTGGCTGGGCTACAAGCGTGCGCTGCTGTTTATCTCTGGCTTTGCCGCCAACCAGGCGGTGATCCACCTGCTGGCGGAAAAGCAGGATCGTATCCTTGCCGATAAGCTGGCGCATGCTTCGTTACTGGATGCGGCCAGCCACAGCCCGGCGACGTTACGCCGCTTTGCGCATAATCAGCCAGAGAGCCTGGCGAAGCTGCTGGCTACCCCGCCAGAAGGCGGCACGCTGGTGGTGACGGAAGGCGTATTCAGCATGGATGGTGACAGCGCACAGCTCGCCGCCCTTGCGGAACAGACGCGGCGCGCCAACGGCTGGCTGCTGGTGGATGATGCGCACGGCATTGGCGTATGTGGTGAGCAGGGGCGCGGCAGTTGCTGGCAGCAAGGCGTGAAGCCGGAACTGCTGATTGTCACCTTTGGCAAAGGCTTCGGCGTCAGTGGTGCCGCGCTGCTGTGTGATGATGCCACGGCGGATTATGTCGAGCAATTTTCACGCCATCTCATCTATTCCACCGCGATGCCACCGGCGCAGTGTTGTGCGCTGCTGGCGGCATTGCAGCAAATTCAGCAGGGCGATGCGTTGCGTGAGCGGCTAAACAGCCACATTGCGCGGTTCCGCGCCGGTGCCGCTGATTTGCCCTGGCAGCTGATGCCATCGAACAGTGCGATTCAGCCGTTGATCGTCGGTGAAAATAGCGCGGCGCTGGCGTTATCACAACGGCTGGCGCAAGCCGGATACTGGGTCAGTGCTATTCGTCCACCGACCGTACCACCGGGCACGGCACGGCTGCGTATTACGCTCACGGCTGCTCATCATCATGACGATATTGATCGTCTGCTGGAGGCGCTGTATGACGCTGCAGGTTAA
- the uvrB gene encoding excinuclease ABC subunit UvrB, with amino-acid sequence MSKAFKLNSEFKPSGDQPEAIRRLEEGLEDGLAHQTLLGVTGSGKTFTIANVIADLNRPTMVMAPNKTLAAQLYGEMKEFFPDNAVEFFVSYYDYYQPEAYVPSSDTFIEKDAAVNEHIEQMRLSATKAMLERRDVIVVASVSAIYGLGDPDLYLKMMLHLTRGMIIDQRSILRRLAELQYTRNDQVFQRGTFRVRGEVIDIFPAESDDIGLRVELFDEEVERLSLFDPLTGQIESVIPRFTIYPKTHYVTPRERILQAMEEIKVELVDRRKVLLENNKLLEEQRISQRTQFDLEMMNELGYCSGIENYSRYLSGRGPGEPPPTLFDYLPADGLLVVDESHVTIPQIGGMYRGDRARKETLVEYGFRLPSALDNRPMRFEEFEALAPQTIYVSATPGKYELEKSGDEVIDQVVRPTGLLDPILEVRPVATQVDDLLSEIRKRVAINERVLVTTLTKRMAEDLTEYLVEHGEKVRYLHSDIDTVERMEIIRDLRLGEFDVLVGINLLREGLDMPEVSLVAILDADKEGFLRSERSLIQTIGRAARNINGKAILYADKITPSMERAMGETERRREKQQRYNEENGIVPQGLNKKITDILELGKNVVKTRGKGKTASRVAAEEEANYLALTPQAMQKKIHELEVQMQQHAQNLEFEEAASVRDQLHQLRELFIAAS; translated from the coding sequence ATGAGTAAAGCCTTCAAACTCAACTCTGAATTCAAACCTTCAGGCGATCAGCCTGAGGCCATTCGTCGTCTTGAAGAGGGGCTGGAGGATGGTCTCGCACACCAAACCCTGTTGGGGGTAACTGGATCGGGTAAAACCTTTACCATCGCCAACGTGATTGCCGATCTCAATCGCCCGACGATGGTGATGGCACCGAACAAAACGCTGGCGGCGCAGTTGTACGGTGAGATGAAAGAGTTCTTCCCGGATAACGCCGTGGAGTTTTTCGTCTCGTACTACGATTACTACCAGCCTGAAGCCTATGTGCCGAGTTCCGACACTTTTATTGAGAAGGATGCGGCCGTGAACGAACACATTGAGCAGATGCGTCTCTCGGCCACCAAAGCGATGCTGGAGCGCCGCGATGTGATTGTGGTGGCCTCGGTCTCGGCGATTTACGGCCTGGGTGATCCCGATCTCTATCTGAAAATGATGCTGCACTTAACGCGTGGCATGATTATCGACCAGCGCAGCATTCTGCGTCGTCTGGCGGAGCTGCAATATACCCGCAACGACCAGGTGTTCCAGCGTGGCACCTTCCGCGTGCGTGGCGAAGTGATCGACATCTTCCCGGCTGAATCCGACGACATCGGCTTGCGTGTCGAGCTGTTTGACGAAGAAGTTGAGCGCTTGTCGCTGTTCGATCCGCTGACCGGCCAGATTGAGTCCGTGATTCCGCGTTTCACTATCTATCCGAAAACGCACTACGTGACGCCGCGCGAGCGTATTCTGCAGGCGATGGAAGAGATCAAAGTTGAGCTGGTGGATCGCCGTAAGGTGCTGCTGGAGAACAACAAACTGCTGGAAGAGCAGCGCATCAGCCAGCGTACCCAGTTCGATCTCGAAATGATGAACGAACTCGGCTACTGCTCCGGCATTGAAAACTACTCGCGCTATCTCTCGGGTCGCGGTCCGGGCGAGCCACCTCCGACCTTATTTGACTATCTGCCCGCCGATGGTTTGCTGGTGGTGGACGAATCGCACGTTACCATTCCCCAGATTGGCGGCATGTATCGTGGCGACCGCGCACGTAAAGAGACGCTGGTAGAATATGGGTTCCGCTTGCCTTCGGCGCTGGATAACCGTCCGATGCGCTTTGAAGAGTTTGAAGCGCTGGCACCGCAAACCATTTATGTCTCGGCCACGCCGGGTAAATATGAGCTGGAAAAATCCGGTGACGAAGTGATTGATCAGGTGGTACGTCCCACCGGGCTACTGGATCCGATTCTGGAAGTGCGACCGGTCGCCACTCAGGTGGATGACTTACTGTCAGAAATTCGCAAACGCGTGGCGATCAATGAACGTGTGCTGGTCACCACGCTGACCAAACGCATGGCGGAAGATCTTACCGAATATCTGGTGGAGCACGGCGAGAAGGTGCGCTATCTGCACTCCGATATCGATACGGTTGAACGTATGGAGATCATTCGTGATTTGCGTCTCGGTGAGTTCGATGTGCTGGTGGGCATCAACTTACTGCGCGAAGGTCTCGACATGCCGGAAGTGTCGCTGGTGGCGATCCTCGATGCGGATAAAGAGGGCTTCCTGCGTTCCGAACGTTCACTGATCCAGACTATTGGCCGTGCGGCGCGTAACATCAACGGTAAGGCGATTCTGTACGCTGATAAGATCACCCCTTCGATGGAACGCGCGATGGGCGAAACCGAACGTCGTCGAGAGAAGCAGCAGCGTTACAACGAAGAGAATGGCATTGTGCCGCAGGGCCTCAACAAGAAAATCACCGATATTCTTGAGCTGGGCAAAAATGTGGTGAAAACGCGCGGCAAGGGCAAAACTGCCTCACGTGTGGCGGCAGAAGAAGAGGCCAACTATCTGGCGCTGACGCCACAAGCCATGCAGAAGAAAATTCACGAGCTGGAAGTGCAGATGCAGCAGCACGCGCAGAATCTGGAGTTCGAAGAGGCCGCCAGCGTGCGCGACCAGTTGCACCAGCTGCGCGAGTTGTTTATCGCCGCCTCTTAA
- a CDS encoding kinase inhibitor produces MRVVSQDFNDGDKMPERHVFNGMGYQGDNLSPHLAWDNVPAGTKSFVVTCYDPDAPTGSGWWHWVVANIPADVTELPQGSGSGVVELPQGALQTRTDFGQTGYGGAAPPQGESHRYIFTVHAMGTDKIDVDAGASGAMVGFNVHFHALASASITVMYS; encoded by the coding sequence ATGCGCGTAGTTAGCCAGGATTTTAACGATGGCGATAAGATGCCAGAGCGACACGTATTCAACGGCATGGGTTATCAAGGCGATAACCTATCACCGCATCTGGCGTGGGATAATGTGCCCGCGGGGACCAAAAGTTTTGTGGTGACTTGTTACGATCCTGATGCACCGACCGGTTCTGGCTGGTGGCACTGGGTCGTGGCGAATATTCCGGCGGACGTTACCGAGTTGCCGCAAGGCTCTGGTTCAGGCGTGGTCGAACTGCCTCAAGGTGCACTTCAAACCCGTACCGATTTCGGACAAACCGGCTACGGCGGCGCAGCACCACCGCAGGGCGAATCTCATCGCTACATCTTTACCGTGCACGCGATGGGCACCGATAAGATTGATGTCGACGCCGGCGCGAGCGGCGCTATGGTAGGCTTTAATGTGCATTTCCATGCACTGGCGAGTGCATCAATCACGGTGATGTATTCTTAA
- the moaB gene encoding molybdenum cofactor biosynthesis protein B: MGKPTGEFVALNVAVMTVSDSRDTSNDSSGDYLREALTEAGHQVVDRAIVPDNRYRIRATVSRWIASDDVQVVIVNGGTGFNSKNSTPEALLPLFDREIDGFGELFRMISYEEIGSSTLQSRAVAGLANQTLIFAVPGSTNACRSGWERIIEEQLDARTRPCNFVSHLKKL, encoded by the coding sequence ATGGGTAAACCTACCGGCGAGTTTGTCGCCTTGAATGTGGCGGTGATGACCGTCTCGGACAGCCGTGATACCAGCAATGATAGCTCGGGCGACTACTTGCGCGAGGCACTGACAGAAGCCGGGCATCAGGTGGTGGATCGCGCGATCGTGCCTGATAACCGTTACCGCATTCGCGCCACGGTGTCGCGCTGGATTGCCAGCGATGATGTGCAGGTGGTGATCGTCAACGGCGGAACCGGCTTTAACAGCAAAAACAGTACGCCGGAAGCGCTGCTGCCGCTGTTTGATCGGGAAATTGACGGTTTTGGCGAACTGTTCCGCATGATCTCATACGAAGAGATTGGCAGTTCCACGCTGCAATCACGCGCGGTGGCCGGGCTGGCGAATCAGACGCTGATTTTTGCCGTGCCGGGATCGACCAACGCCTGCCGCAGCGGTTGGGAACGCATCATTGAAGAACAGCTGGATGCACGCACGCGCCCTTGTAATTTTGTCTCTCATTTGAAGAAGTTGTAA